In Sander vitreus isolate 19-12246 chromosome 12, sanVit1, whole genome shotgun sequence, the following proteins share a genomic window:
- the sf3a2 gene encoding splicing factor 3A subunit 2: protein MDFQHRAGGKTGSGGVASASESNRDRRERLRQLALETIDINKDPYFMKNHLGSYECKLCLTLHNNEGSYLAHTQGKKHQTNLARRAAKEAKEAPAQPAPAKVKVEVKKFVKIGRPGYKVTKQRDPETGQQSLLFQIDYPEIAEGIGPRHRFMSAYEQRIEPPDRRWQYLLLAAEPYETIAFKVPSREIDKAENRFWTHWNRETKQFFLQFHFKMEKAVPQSSGPPPPAGVKRPPPLMSGVGPRPPNDSMPPPPPGGMPPLPPGAPGNPHMPRQMPMPPMPMRPPPPDGLMSNN from the exons ATGGATTTCCAGCACCGAGCTGGAGGGAAGACGGGGAGCGGTGGGGTGGCATCTGCCTCTGAGAGTAACCGTGATAGGCGAGAACGGTTACGTCAGCTGGCCCTGGAGACCATTGACATAAACAAAGACCCCTACTTCATGAAGAATCATTTAGGATCATACGAGTGCAAACTTTGCTTGACACTTCATAACAATGAG GGCAGCTACTTGGCTCACACACAAGGAAAGAAACATCAGACCAACTT agcGCGGAGAGCAGCCAAAGAGGCAAAAGAAGCTCCTGCTCAGCCAGCTCCAGCGAAAGTAAAAGTTGAGGTCAAGAAGTTTGTCAAAATTGGTCGACCAGGATACAAAG TAACCAAACAGAGGGACCCAGAGACCGGACAACAGTCCTTACttttccag ATTGACTACCCAGAGATCGCTGAAGGAATTGGGCCCAGGCATCGTTTCATGTCTGCCTACGAACAGCGCATCGAGCCCCCTGATCGTCGCTGGCAGTACCTGCTTTTGGCTGCTGAACCATATGAGACTATTGCCTTTAAG GTCCCGAGTAGAGAAATTGATAAAGCAGAAAACCGCTTCTGGACCCACTGGAACAGAGAAACTAAACAG TTCTTCCTACAGTTCCACTTCAAAATGGAGAAAGCTGTTCCCCAGTCCAGCGGACCCCCACCTCCTGCAGGTGTGAAgcgtcctcctcctctcatgAGTGGAGTTGGACCTCGCCCACCAAATGATTCTATGCCCCCTCCCCCACCAGGTGGGATGCCCCCTCTCCCACCTGGGGCTCCGGGTAACCCCCATATGCCCCGTCAGATGCCCATGCCCCCCATGCCAATGAGGCCACCTCCTCCTGACGGTCTTATGTCTAATAATTGA
- the plekhj1 gene encoding pleckstrin homology domain-containing family J member 1, which produces MRFNEKELVSLSRQPSEMAAELGMRGPKKGDVVKKRLVKLVVNFLFYFRTDEEEPIGALLLEQCRVEREDRQSFSIAFLDEAERKYLFECDSEEQCREWVESIMKASYEFMRKNLIFYRTEIHRLTGKDPLEQYGISDETRFQVNNGLRLMPRDTSSL; this is translated from the exons atgcgtTTCAACGAGAAGGAGCTGGTGTCTCTGAGCCGCCAGCCCTCGGAGATGGCAGCCGAGCTGGGGATGCGAGGACCCAAGAAAGGAGACG TTGTAAAGAAGAGGCTGGTGAAACTCGTCGTTAACTTTCTCTTTTATTTCCGAACTGATGAGGAGGAG CCAATTGGAGCTTTGCTGCTGGAGCAGTGTCGGGTGGAAAGAGAGGACAGACAGAGCTTTTCTATTG CATTTCTGGATGAAGCAGAGAGGAAGTATCTGTTTGAGTGTGACTCAGAAGAGCAGTGTAGGGAGTGGGTAGAGTCGATTATGAAGGCCAG TTACGAGTTCATGAGGAAGAACCTTATATTCTATCGAACTGAAATCCACAGGCTCACTGGCAAG GACCCCTTGGAGCAGTACGGTATATCAGATGAAACTCGCTTCCAGGTCAACAATGGCCTGCGACTTATGCCTAGAGATACCTCCTCCCTGTAG